The window TGAGTATTCCTACCGCCATTCCGCGCTGCCCGAGGGTGCGATCGTCGTCTCGGCGCGGTTCCGGGGCCACCCCGGCGAACCCTCAGAGATCGGCGCGGAAATGGACCGCATTGCCGCCGCGCGCGAGGCGAGCCAGCCCTTGCGCACCAAGACCGGCGGGTCGACCTTCAAGAACCCGCAAGGCCACAAGGCCTGGGAACTGGTCGACCGCGCAGGTTGCCGCGGGCTCCAGCAGGGCGGCGCGCAGGTTTCCGAGAAGCACACCAACTTCCTCATCAACACCGGCACCGCCACCAGCGCCGACATCGAAGGGCTGGGCGAAATGGTGCGCGACAAAGTCTATGCGCAGACGGGCGTGAGCCTTGAGTGGGAAATTCAGAGAGTGGGACGTCCGTGAGCCTTTCGAAACTCCATGTCGCTGTCCTGATGGGCGGCTGGGCCAATGAACGCCCCGTGTCGCTGACCAGCGGGGCGGGGGTGGCCGATGCGCTGGAAAGCAAGGGCCACCGCGTCACCCGCATCGATATGGGCCGCGATGTCGCGCTGCGCCTCCATGAAGCCAAGCCCGATGTCGTCTTCAACGCGCTTCACGGCGTGCCGGGGGAAGACGGGACGGTGCAGGGCATGCTCGACCTGATGGGCCTTGCCTATACCCATTCGGGCCTTGCGACCTCGGTGATCGCGATCGACAAGCAGCTGACCAAACAGGCGTTGGTGCCGCACGGTATCCCGATGCCCGGCGGGCGGATCGTGACCCGCGAAGAGCTGTATGAGCGCGATCCGCTCCCGCGCCCCTATGTGCTGAAACCCGTCAACGAAGGATCGTCGGTGGGTGTCGCGATCGTCACCGAGGACAGCAATGTCGGCAACCCGATCAGCGCCGACGCGCGCGGGCCGTGGCAGGAATTTACCGAATTGCTCGCCGAACCCTTCATCAAGGGCCGCGAACTGACTGCCGCGGTGCTCGACGGGCCCGAAGGGCCGCGCGCGCTGGGCGTGACCGAACTGGTGGTCGCCAGCGGCTTCTACGATTTCGAAAACAAGTACACCGCCGGGCGCACCGAACATATCTTCCCCGCCAAGCTGCCGCCCGAGATCACCGCGCTGTGCGAAGCCTATGCGGTAAAAGCGCATCAGGTGC is drawn from Erythrobacter neustonensis and contains these coding sequences:
- a CDS encoding D-alanine--D-alanine ligase, whose product is MGGWANERPVSLTSGAGVADALESKGHRVTRIDMGRDVALRLHEAKPDVVFNALHGVPGEDGTVQGMLDLMGLAYTHSGLATSVIAIDKQLTKQALVPHGIPMPGGRIVTREELYERDPLPRPYVLKPVNEGSSVGVAIVTEDSNVGNPISADARGPWQEFTELLAEPFIKGRELTAAVLDGPEGPRALGVTELVVASGFYDFENKYTAGRTEHIFPAKLPPEITALCEAYAVKAHQVLGCHGTSRTDFRWDDEAGEEGLFVLETNTQPGMTPLSLVPEQAAGCGIAYADLVEMLCAEALRVHGAKHGGAHGAADPA